A region from the Nostoc sp. HK-01 genome encodes:
- a CDS encoding 6-phosphofructokinase, with the protein MKKRIGILTSGGDCPGLNCVIRAVVSHATLTYNWEVVGIPYATQGLLERQAIALSVHGWDLRGIDPLLNMGGTILGTINKGDTLAHASEMIASYAELNLDALIAIGGDGSMNIIHQLATLGNWNLITIPKTIDNDVALTERAIGFDSAVNTIVDALNRLTFTAASHDRVMIVEVMGRTAGHLALYAGIAGGADVILIPELTYTIPGLCQHLDELRNTWRRKFAIVVVAEGISPMTVDFGNSCSLDVNGKYPSLKCGMGQYIADQITQCTSHKVDTRVSVLGHIQRGGIPSALDRLTATVFGKAAVDLIAQEKYDQMVAWQNGQVVAVTIADVVAKSPSPVDPGGYLVQSARALGTYVGE; encoded by the coding sequence ATGAAAAAACGTATTGGTATTTTGACTAGTGGCGGTGACTGTCCGGGATTAAACTGTGTAATTCGTGCAGTTGTGAGCCATGCCACACTCACATACAATTGGGAAGTTGTTGGTATTCCCTATGCTACACAAGGTTTATTAGAGCGACAAGCGATCGCACTCAGTGTTCACGGTTGGGATTTACGCGGTATCGATCCCCTGCTGAATATGGGTGGCACTATTTTAGGGACAATCAATAAAGGCGATACCCTAGCCCATGCTAGTGAGATGATTGCTAGTTATGCCGAGTTAAATTTAGATGCCTTGATTGCCATTGGTGGTGATGGCAGTATGAACATCATCCATCAACTAGCTACTCTGGGCAATTGGAATTTAATCACCATCCCCAAAACCATAGATAATGACGTTGCTTTAACAGAAAGAGCGATCGGATTTGATTCGGCTGTGAATACAATTGTTGATGCGCTAAATCGTCTCACATTTACTGCCGCCAGCCACGATCGCGTGATGATTGTCGAAGTTATGGGGCGCACGGCTGGACATTTGGCTTTATACGCAGGTATCGCAGGCGGCGCAGATGTAATTTTAATCCCGGAATTAACATACACAATTCCCGGTTTATGTCAACATCTTGACGAACTGCGAAATACTTGGCGACGAAAATTTGCCATTGTGGTGGTTGCGGAAGGCATTTCTCCAATGACAGTAGATTTTGGTAATAGTTGTAGTTTAGACGTAAATGGTAAATACCCATCATTAAAATGTGGGATGGGACAATATATTGCTGACCAAATTACGCAATGTACTAGTCATAAAGTTGATACGCGAGTTTCGGTTTTAGGTCACATTCAGCGCGGTGGAATTCCTTCGGCTTTAGACAGATTAACAGCTACAGTCTTTGGCAAAGCTGCTGTCGATTTAATCGCTCAAGAAAAATATGACCAGATGGTAGCTTGGCAAAATGGTCAAGTTGTCGCTGTTACCATTGCAGATGTAGTGGCTAAAAGTCCCTCACCCGTAGACCCTGGCGGTTATTTAGTGCAAAGCGCTCGCGCTTTAGGCACTTATGTGGGTGAATAA
- the nifJ gene encoding pyruvate flavodoxin dehydrogenase NifJ — protein MNKRTFATIDGNEAVAQVVYRLNEVIAIYPITPSSPMAEWADAWTSESKPNIWGTVPKVVQMQSEGGVAGAVHGALQTGSLTTTFTASQGLLLMIPNMYKIAGELTPTVFHIAARSLAAQGLSIFGDHSDVMATRGTGFAMLCAASVQEAHDFALISTRASLQSRIPFLHFFDGFRTSHEVNKLELLNEDDLRTFIPNELVFAHRSRALTPDKPVLRGTAQNPDVYFQARETVNSYYDGCPEITQKVMDEFAQMTRRQYQLFEYYGDSTAERIIVIMGSGCEAVQETVDYLNARGEKVGVVKVGLYRPFDSQRFVDVLPPTTRTIAVLDRTKEPGASGEPLYLDVVTALYEVWGVGEELPQVVGGRYGLSSKEFTPAMIKAVFDNLAETKPKNHFTIGINDDVTHTSLDYDLEFNIEPDNIVRAIFYGLGSDGTVGANKNSIKIIGEETDNYAQGYFVYDSKKSGSVTVSHLRFGSQPIHSTYLISQANFVACHQWGFLEQFDMLAHIIPGGTFLLNSPYSLEDVWQKLPRLVQTQIIEKQLKFYVINAYKVAREAGMGGRINTVMQVCFFALSGVLPGEEAIAQIKQSITKSYGKKGNEIVQMNLNAVDQTLENLYQVKVPTSVDSHIELRQPVPDTAPNFVREVLGKMIAKCGDDLPVSALPVDGTYPTGTAKWEKRNITQEIPVWDTDVCVQCGKCVMVCPHSVIRSKVYEPQQLENAPPTFKSTNAKDHDWHGLKYTIQVAAEDCTGCGICVDVCPAKNKTETRKKAINMEPQRPLREAERQNWEFFLNLPNPDRRNLKLNHINQQQMQEPLFEFSGACGGCGETPYIKLATQLFGDRMVVANATGCSSIYGGNLPTTPWTHNAEGRGPAWSNSLFEDNAEFGLGFRISLDKQAQFAAELLTLLAPVVGEELTNSILNAVQKDEADIWEQRDRIAILKQKLETLNHPKAKELLSIADYLVKKSVWIIGGDGWAYDIGFGGLDHVLASSQNVNILVLDTEVYSNTGGQMSKSTPKAAVAKFASGGKPSAKKDLGLIAMTYGNVYVASVAMGARDEHTLKAFLEAEAYAGPSLIIAYSHCIAHGIDLSTAMQNQKAAVDSGRWLLYRYNPELRNLGENPLQLDSRTPKLPLEQSMYLENRFKMLTKINPEAAKQLLQEAQVDVNTRWQMYQYLASMKSEV, from the coding sequence ATGAACAAGAGAACCTTTGCAACCATAGATGGTAATGAGGCTGTCGCCCAAGTTGTCTATCGACTAAATGAAGTCATAGCAATTTATCCCATTACACCTTCGTCGCCGATGGCTGAATGGGCGGATGCTTGGACTAGTGAAAGCAAGCCCAATATTTGGGGAACTGTACCAAAGGTAGTGCAGATGCAGAGTGAAGGCGGCGTGGCTGGTGCTGTACATGGGGCGTTGCAAACGGGTTCTCTGACAACCACATTCACCGCATCCCAGGGATTATTGTTGATGATCCCGAATATGTACAAAATTGCGGGAGAACTCACACCTACAGTATTTCATATTGCCGCGCGATCGCTCGCCGCCCAAGGTCTCTCAATTTTTGGCGACCATAGTGATGTTATGGCAACCCGTGGTACTGGTTTTGCTATGTTATGCGCCGCCTCTGTGCAAGAAGCCCATGATTTTGCTTTAATTTCTACTAGAGCAAGTTTACAATCGCGCATCCCTTTTTTACATTTCTTTGATGGTTTTCGTACTTCCCACGAAGTTAATAAATTAGAACTATTAAATGAGGATGATTTACGCACGTTCATCCCCAATGAATTAGTTTTTGCCCATCGTTCCCGCGCCCTGACTCCCGATAAACCAGTGTTACGGGGTACAGCCCAAAACCCTGATGTTTATTTTCAAGCTAGGGAAACAGTTAATTCTTACTATGATGGTTGTCCTGAAATCACCCAAAAAGTGATGGATGAGTTCGCCCAAATGACAAGGCGACAATACCAATTATTTGAATATTATGGCGACTCCACCGCCGAAAGAATCATCGTTATTATGGGTTCTGGTTGCGAAGCCGTCCAAGAAACCGTAGATTATCTCAATGCCCGTGGTGAAAAAGTCGGCGTAGTCAAAGTGGGGCTTTATCGTCCTTTTGATAGTCAAAGATTTGTTGATGTTTTACCCCCAACTACTCGCACTATCGCCGTTTTAGACCGAACTAAAGAACCAGGCGCATCCGGTGAACCACTTTATCTGGATGTTGTTACAGCTTTGTATGAAGTTTGGGGGGTAGGAGAGGAATTACCTCAAGTAGTGGGGGGGAGATATGGTTTATCTTCCAAAGAATTTACACCAGCGATGATAAAAGCTGTATTTGATAATTTGGCCGAGACTAAACCCAAAAATCATTTCACCATCGGCATTAACGATGATGTCACTCACACCAGCTTAGATTATGACCTTGAATTTAACATCGAACCAGATAATATAGTCCGCGCAATTTTTTACGGCTTAGGTTCCGATGGAACTGTGGGTGCAAATAAAAACTCCATCAAAATTATTGGCGAGGAAACTGATAATTACGCCCAAGGTTATTTTGTCTACGACTCAAAAAAATCTGGTTCGGTGACGGTTTCGCATCTGCGTTTCGGTTCTCAACCTATTCACTCTACTTATTTAATTAGCCAAGCCAACTTTGTCGCTTGTCACCAATGGGGATTTTTAGAACAGTTTGATATGTTGGCGCATATTATCCCTGGTGGTACTTTCTTATTAAATAGTCCTTATAGCCTAGAAGATGTTTGGCAGAAATTACCGAGATTAGTCCAAACACAAATTATTGAGAAACAACTCAAATTTTATGTAATTAATGCTTATAAAGTTGCCCGCGAAGCGGGGATGGGTGGCAGAATAAATACGGTTATGCAAGTATGCTTTTTTGCTTTGTCTGGTGTGCTACCAGGAGAAGAAGCGATCGCTCAAATTAAGCAATCCATTACCAAATCCTACGGCAAAAAGGGCAACGAAATCGTGCAAATGAACCTCAATGCCGTAGACCAAACCTTAGAGAACCTCTATCAAGTTAAAGTTCCTACAAGTGTAGATAGTCACATTGAACTACGCCAGCCTGTACCTGATACGGCACCAAATTTTGTGCGAGAAGTGTTGGGTAAAATGATTGCTAAATGTGGCGATGATTTACCTGTGAGTGCGTTACCTGTAGATGGGACTTATCCCACTGGAACAGCAAAATGGGAAAAACGCAACATTACCCAAGAAATTCCTGTATGGGACACAGATGTCTGCGTACAGTGTGGTAAATGTGTGATGGTATGTCCTCACAGTGTGATTCGCAGCAAGGTTTACGAACCTCAACAACTGGAAAATGCACCGCCAACTTTTAAGAGTACCAATGCCAAAGACCATGATTGGCACGGGTTAAAATATACCATCCAAGTAGCGGCAGAAGATTGTACAGGTTGCGGTATTTGTGTTGATGTATGTCCGGCGAAGAATAAAACCGAAACGCGCAAAAAAGCCATCAATATGGAACCTCAGCGTCCATTGCGAGAAGCTGAACGGCAAAATTGGGAGTTCTTTTTGAATCTTCCCAACCCTGATAGACGCAACTTGAAGCTAAATCATATCAACCAACAGCAAATGCAAGAACCGCTATTTGAATTTTCTGGTGCTTGCGGCGGTTGCGGGGAAACTCCCTATATTAAATTAGCAACACAGTTGTTTGGCGATCGCATGGTGGTTGCCAACGCCACAGGTTGTTCTTCAATTTATGGCGGTAACTTACCTACAACACCCTGGACACATAACGCCGAAGGTCGTGGCCCGGCTTGGTCTAACAGTTTATTTGAAGATAACGCTGAATTTGGTTTAGGTTTTCGCATTTCCCTTGATAAACAAGCCCAATTCGCCGCCGAATTGCTGACTTTACTTGCACCAGTGGTAGGCGAAGAACTTACAAATAGTATTCTCAACGCCGTGCAGAAAGATGAAGCCGATATTTGGGAACAACGCGATCGCATTGCTATTCTCAAGCAAAAGCTAGAAACACTTAATCATCCTAAAGCAAAGGAACTGCTGAGTATTGCCGACTACCTCGTGAAAAAGAGCGTCTGGATTATTGGCGGTGATGGTTGGGCTTATGATATCGGCTTTGGTGGACTAGATCACGTTTTAGCTAGTAGTCAAAATGTGAATATTTTGGTGCTTGATACCGAGGTGTATTCCAATACAGGCGGGCAGATGTCCAAATCCACCCCGAAAGCAGCTGTCGCCAAATTTGCTTCTGGTGGTAAACCTTCAGCTAAAAAAGACTTAGGTTTAATCGCCATGACATACGGTAACGTCTACGTTGCGAGTGTAGCGATGGGTGCGAGAGATGAACATACACTCAAAGCATTTTTAGAAGCTGAGGCTTATGCTGGGCCATCGTTGATTATCGCCTACAGTCATTGCATTGCCCACGGTATTGACTTGAGTACAGCTATGCAAAATCAAAAAGCCGCCGTAGATTCAGGCCGATGGCTACTGTATCGCTATAACCCCGAACTCCGCAACCTGGGCGAGAATCCCCTACAACTAGATTCACGCACACCAAAACTACCGCTAGAACAATCAATGTATTTAGAAAACCGCTTCAAAATGCTGACCAAAATCAACCCAGAAGCAGCCAAGCAATTACTCCAAGAAGCACAAGTCGATGTAAATACTCGATGGCAAATGTATCAATACTTAGCAAGTATGAAGTCTGAAGTGTGA
- a CDS encoding response regulator receiver modulated diguanylate cyclase: protein MKGINSLSLTQKSPVILVADDDPVIRVTLRRIMENEGYQVVEVSNGKQCLDAYETVKPDIILLDAIMPVMDGFTCCQQLLQINRNKLKSALTKFNTDLEIHDILISKFWKHTPILMITNLDDEDSINRAFDVGVINFISKPIQLTVLRRQLRQLLKQAQVYKQLEAANQALQELANVDSLTGLANRRCFDDYLNTQWINLAQQESPLSLILCDIDFFKFYNDKYGHPVGDICLQKVGNALHSTVQKYQDLVARYGGEEFAVIMPNTHAAGAVHIAHLIQSEVRDLQIIHDGSLISQYVSLSLGVATVIPTWESSPLDLIVDADKALYQAKEAGRNRIVSNIKMMV, encoded by the coding sequence ATGAAAGGTATAAATTCACTTTCTCTGACACAAAAATCTCCAGTCATTCTAGTAGCTGATGATGATCCAGTTATCCGAGTGACATTGCGACGAATTATGGAAAATGAAGGCTATCAAGTGGTTGAAGTTTCTAATGGTAAGCAATGTTTAGATGCTTATGAAACTGTTAAGCCAGATATCATTTTACTAGATGCTATCATGCCTGTGATGGATGGTTTTACATGTTGTCAACAGTTATTGCAAATTAACAGAAATAAGTTGAAATCAGCGCTTACAAAGTTTAATACTGATTTAGAAATACATGATATTTTAATTTCTAAATTTTGGAAACATACTCCAATATTAATGATTACAAATCTAGATGATGAGGATTCTATTAATCGTGCCTTTGATGTCGGTGTAATCAATTTTATTAGCAAGCCGATTCAACTAACAGTATTACGTCGACAGTTGCGACAATTACTTAAACAAGCCCAAGTTTACAAACAACTAGAGGCGGCTAATCAGGCTTTACAGGAATTAGCAAACGTAGATAGTTTAACTGGTTTGGCTAATCGTCGTTGTTTTGATGACTACCTCAATACTCAGTGGATTAATTTAGCGCAACAAGAGTCTCCTTTATCTTTGATTCTCTGTGACATTGACTTTTTTAAATTTTATAACGATAAATATGGCCATCCTGTAGGAGATATTTGTTTACAGAAAGTAGGTAATGCGTTACACTCTACAGTTCAAAAATATCAAGATTTAGTAGCCCGTTATGGTGGAGAAGAATTCGCAGTTATTATGCCAAATACCCATGCGGCTGGGGCGGTTCATATTGCCCATTTAATACAATCTGAAGTCAGAGACTTACAAATTATTCATGACGGGTCTTTAATTAGTCAGTATGTTAGTTTAAGCTTAGGAGTCGCAACTGTTATTCCTACGTGGGAATCTTCGCCTCTAGATTTAATTGTGGATGCAGATAAGGCACTTTACCAAGCAAAAGAGGCAGGGCGCAATCGCATTGTTTCTAATATTAAAATGATGGTTTAA
- a CDS encoding peptidase U62 modulator of DNA gyrase, protein MPTTLADAQNLVSDLISRYSSRVDYLMIRLEEAEGTDILLRGDKVETLSEGISIGGHIRACYKGGWGLSSFNQLSTIKERIEEAIAAALMVGDEETLLAPIDPVQAICQLPLTGTDPRKISLSQKKELCDRYTQLLKSVDPQITTTSVRYGDSAQRIIIATSEGTLIEQSWVDMEMRFAATARNGETVQTGRETTGSRKAYEDLVNLDKQVKNAAQRAVAALSLPSVKGNTYTVVIDPILTGLFVHEAFGHLSEADMAYENPDLLEVMTIGRRFGPKELQIFDGAAPEGHRGSYFYDDEGTPATTTQLIQDGILVGRLHSRETAGKLDEAPTGNARCLNYHFSPIVRMTNTWIEPGKTPVADLFTGIKEGVYARNWLGGMTNGEMFTFSAGEAWMIRNGKIAEPVKDVTLSGNVFQTLADIEAIGDDFYWDESGGCGKGGQNGLPVGCGGPSLRIKDVVVGGET, encoded by the coding sequence ATGCCAACTACACTTGCAGACGCGCAAAATTTAGTTTCTGACCTCATCTCCCGCTACTCATCCCGTGTAGATTATTTGATGATTCGCCTAGAGGAAGCAGAAGGGACTGATATCTTGTTGCGTGGCGACAAGGTAGAAACCCTGAGTGAAGGTATTTCTATTGGTGGACATATTCGCGCTTGTTATAAAGGTGGTTGGGGTTTAAGCAGTTTTAACCAGCTTTCTACTATTAAAGAACGGATTGAAGAAGCGATCGCAGCTGCTTTGATGGTGGGTGATGAAGAAACTTTACTAGCTCCTATTGATCCAGTGCAAGCCATCTGTCAACTACCGCTAACAGGTACAGATCCGCGTAAAATTAGCCTATCGCAGAAAAAAGAATTGTGCGATCGCTACACTCAACTATTAAAAAGTGTTGACCCCCAAATTACTACAACTTCTGTCCGTTATGGTGACAGCGCCCAAAGAATCATTATTGCCACCTCCGAAGGTACACTGATTGAGCAATCTTGGGTAGATATGGAAATGCGCTTTGCAGCGACTGCAAGAAATGGCGAAACTGTCCAAACTGGAAGGGAAACTACTGGTTCTCGCAAAGCCTACGAAGATTTAGTTAATTTAGATAAACAAGTCAAAAATGCTGCCCAAAGGGCGGTTGCGGCTTTATCTCTCCCATCAGTTAAAGGTAATACCTACACCGTAGTTATTGACCCAATCCTCACAGGTTTATTTGTTCATGAAGCTTTTGGCCATCTTTCTGAAGCAGATATGGCTTACGAAAATCCCGACTTACTAGAAGTAATGACCATCGGGCGGCGGTTTGGGCCAAAAGAACTGCAAATTTTTGATGGTGCAGCCCCAGAAGGACATCGCGGAAGTTATTTTTATGATGATGAAGGGACACCCGCTACTACCACCCAACTCATCCAAGATGGAATTTTAGTTGGTCGGTTACATTCTCGTGAAACCGCAGGTAAATTAGATGAAGCCCCCACTGGTAACGCCCGTTGTCTCAATTATCACTTTAGCCCCATTGTCCGCATGACCAATACCTGGATAGAACCGGGAAAAACCCCAGTTGCAGATTTATTTACAGGTATCAAAGAAGGCGTTTATGCTCGTAACTGGCTAGGCGGGATGACTAATGGCGAAATGTTTACCTTTAGCGCCGGGGAAGCATGGATGATTAGAAACGGTAAAATTGCTGAACCCGTTAAAGATGTGACACTTTCGGGTAATGTTTTTCAAACCCTGGCTGATATTGAAGCAATTGGTGATGACTTCTACTGGGATGAGTCTGGTGGTTGCGGTAAAGGTGGACAAAATGGTTTACCTGTAGGTTGCGGTGGCCCCAGTCTGCGAATTAAAGATGTAGTTGTCGGTGGAGAAACCTAG
- a CDS encoding IS1 transposase produces MWTAVNHFTQGILAWVLGDHSAETFEPLWEIVKQWESYFYVTDGWKVYPSFIPDGDQIVSKTYMTRVENENTRLRHYLARLHRKTLCYSKSEQMLRHSIKLLLHYLKYQIVPI; encoded by the coding sequence TTGTGGACAGCAGTAAATCACTTTACTCAAGGTATTTTAGCCTGGGTCTTAGGAGACCATAGTGCGGAAACATTCGAGCCATTATGGGAAATTGTGAAACAGTGGGAAAGCTATTTTTATGTGACCGATGGCTGGAAAGTTTACCCCAGTTTTATACCAGATGGAGACCAAATTGTGAGTAAAACATATATGACGCGAGTAGAAAATGAAAATACCCGATTACGTCATTATCTTGCACGCCTTCACAGAAAAACTTTATGCTATTCCAAATCAGAACAAATGCTGAGACACTCAATTAAATTATTACTTCATTATTTGAAGTATCAAATTGTACCTATATAA
- a CDS encoding IS1 transposase: MQCPYCESTEIRKNGKRRGKQNHICTNCDRQFIDVYDPPKGYSEELKQECLKMYLNGMGFRGIERVKGVHHTTIISWVKQRGEKLPDVPQEDAVPEVGELDELETFIGSKKTKSGCGQQ; the protein is encoded by the coding sequence GTGCAATGTCCATACTGTGAGTCTACGGAAATTAGAAAGAATGGAAAACGGAGAGGTAAACAAAATCACATCTGTACTAACTGCGATCGCCAATTTATTGATGTGTACGATCCGCCAAAAGGATACTCAGAGGAACTTAAACAAGAATGTTTAAAAATGTATCTTAATGGGATGGGTTTTCGTGGGATTGAACGTGTTAAAGGTGTACATCATACTACTATAATCTCTTGGGTAAAACAAAGAGGAGAAAAGCTGCCAGACGTACCCCAAGAAGATGCTGTACCAGAAGTTGGAGAACTAGATGAATTAGAGACATTCATAGGTTCAAAAAAAACAAAATCTGGTTGTGGACAGCAGTAA
- a CDS encoding dephospho-CoA kinase produces MTKRIIGLTGGIATGKTTVANYLASAYHLPIFDADIYARDAVSIGSPILQAIAQRYGEQILLPNGNLNRQQLGEIIFQNQQERQWVEELIHPYVKNCFLQAITTSTTETLVLVIPLLFEAQMTHLVTEIWVVSCSEAEQLQRLIQRNHLHPEQAQARITSQLPLVAKIALADVVLDNSSTLESLLLQVDVALNKAKVV; encoded by the coding sequence ATGACCAAACGCATCATCGGCTTAACTGGAGGAATTGCTACCGGTAAAACCACCGTTGCTAATTATTTAGCCAGTGCTTATCACCTGCCGATTTTTGATGCGGATATTTATGCTAGAGATGCAGTTTCTATTGGTTCACCTATTTTACAGGCGATCGCTCAACGTTACGGTGAACAAATATTACTTCCTAATGGTAATCTCAACCGTCAGCAACTAGGGGAAATTATCTTTCAAAATCAACAAGAACGCCAATGGGTTGAAGAGTTGATTCACCCTTATGTCAAAAACTGTTTTCTGCAAGCAATTACTACATCTACTACGGAAACTCTGGTGTTAGTTATTCCACTGTTGTTTGAAGCACAGATGACACATTTAGTTACAGAAATTTGGGTAGTAAGTTGTTCGGAAGCAGAACAGTTGCAAAGATTAATCCAGAGAAATCATCTTCATCCAGAACAAGCACAAGCAAGAATTACCAGCCAATTGCCTTTGGTAGCAAAAATAGCTCTTGCAGATGTTGTTTTAGATAACTCTTCTACCCTAGAATCACTACTACTTCAGGTAGATGTTGCTTTAAACAAGGCTAAAGTTGTTTAG
- a CDS encoding uroporphyrin-III C-methyltransferase: MTKQQGKVCLVGAGPGDVAYLTVKAYHLLAVAEVLVYDALVDEQLLQCVPANCLKLDVGKRGGKPSTPQGEINKLLVQHCQAGQQVVRLKSGDPFIFGRCTAEIAALKAAGCEFEVIPGISSALAAPLFAGIPLTDPVMSRCFAVFTAHEPDALDWEALSRLETLVILMGGQNLPEILHQLLRRKRSPLTPIAIIRWAGTPNQQIWTGQLNNILEKTAGLSLSPVVIVIGEVVGLRQYLQSERINSEDSTTAIIPSRTTMSNHLPLAGKTILVTRSVGQSSEFSDRLQAVGAKVIEMPTLEIGPPSSWTDLDCAIASLSDFDWLILTSTNGIEYFFARLKALGQDSRALANVKIAVVGEKTAQCLRQQALKPDFIPPNFVADSLVEHFPEALLGKKILFPRVETGGREILVKELTAKGAEVVEVAAYQSCCPSSIPESAKLALQNHQVDIITFASSKTVQFFCQIIDNTFANHSVVNLQDVCIASIGPQTSKTCHTLFGRVDVEAEEYTLDGLTQALVKKYEV, translated from the coding sequence ATGACTAAACAACAGGGCAAAGTTTGCCTCGTAGGTGCAGGGCCGGGAGATGTGGCGTACTTGACAGTCAAGGCTTATCATCTCTTGGCTGTAGCTGAGGTGTTGGTTTACGATGCTTTGGTAGATGAGCAATTATTGCAGTGTGTACCAGCGAATTGTCTGAAGTTAGATGTGGGTAAGCGTGGTGGTAAACCCAGTACACCCCAAGGGGAAATTAACAAATTATTAGTACAGCACTGTCAAGCTGGTCAACAAGTTGTCAGGTTAAAATCAGGCGACCCGTTTATTTTTGGCCGCTGTACTGCTGAAATTGCAGCGTTGAAAGCTGCTGGTTGTGAGTTTGAAGTGATACCGGGAATTTCTTCGGCTTTAGCAGCGCCGTTGTTTGCGGGAATTCCTTTGACAGACCCGGTGATGAGTCGGTGTTTTGCTGTGTTTACCGCCCATGAACCAGATGCGTTGGACTGGGAGGCGCTGTCACGGTTAGAGACGCTAGTCATATTGATGGGGGGACAAAATCTACCAGAGATTTTACATCAATTGTTGCGGCGGAAGCGATCGCCTCTCACTCCCATTGCCATTATCCGTTGGGCGGGAACGCCGAATCAACAAATTTGGACTGGTCAACTCAATAATATTTTAGAAAAAACCGCAGGTTTATCACTCTCGCCAGTGGTAATTGTCATTGGTGAGGTTGTTGGTCTACGTCAGTACTTACAATCTGAGAGAATAAATTCTGAGGATTCCACTACAGCAATTATTCCCAGTCGCACCACTATGTCCAACCACCTCCCCCTCGCTGGAAAAACTATCTTAGTTACTCGTTCTGTGGGACAGTCGAGCGAATTTAGCGATCGCCTCCAGGCGGTTGGTGCTAAAGTCATTGAAATGCCCACATTAGAAATCGGCCCGCCTTCTAGTTGGACAGATTTAGATTGTGCGATCGCTAGTTTATCTGACTTCGACTGGTTAATTCTCACTTCAACCAACGGTATTGAATACTTTTTTGCCAGATTAAAAGCATTGGGTCAAGATTCTCGCGCTTTGGCTAATGTGAAAATTGCAGTTGTTGGGGAAAAAACTGCCCAATGTCTCAGACAACAAGCCCTAAAACCAGATTTTATTCCCCCTAACTTTGTCGCAGATTCTTTAGTAGAACATTTTCCCGAAGCTTTGTTAGGTAAAAAGATTTTATTCCCCAGAGTCGAAACTGGTGGTCGAGAAATTTTAGTCAAAGAATTAACAGCCAAGGGCGCAGAAGTTGTTGAAGTTGCAGCATATCAATCTTGCTGTCCTAGTAGTATCCCTGAATCAGCCAAATTAGCTTTACAAAATCATCAAGTAGATATTATTACCTTTGCGAGTTCTAAAACTGTACAATTTTTCTGTCAAATTATAGACAACACATTTGCTAATCACTCTGTTGTCAATTTACAAGATGTTTGCATTGCTTCCATTGGCCCCCAAACTTCTAAAACTTGTCATACTTTATTCGGACGGGTAGATGTTGAGGCTGAAGAATATACCTTAGATGGGCTAACTCAAGCCTTGGTGAAAAAGTATGAAGTGTGA
- a CDS encoding TPR repeat protein: MLDTLPVNDILATLVVIASIFLLIYFAWKTLITSNYFQKGINLYQQKDYVGAEAEFRKVIAINSTNDVVRLFLGDVLYQQDKIAEATELFQEVIRRSPKNPEAYLRLANVLIQQNQPEAAKTNLQTAQALFQKRQPEKAQKVAQLLAKINAKST; the protein is encoded by the coding sequence ATGCTAGACACTCTTCCAGTAAATGATATTCTTGCCACCTTGGTAGTAATTGCTAGTATTTTCTTGCTGATTTATTTTGCCTGGAAAACCTTAATCACATCCAACTATTTTCAAAAAGGTATTAATCTTTATCAGCAAAAAGACTATGTAGGTGCAGAAGCAGAATTTCGTAAAGTTATTGCTATCAATTCTACTAATGATGTAGTTCGCTTATTTTTAGGTGATGTTTTATATCAACAAGATAAAATTGCCGAAGCCACAGAATTATTCCAAGAAGTCATTCGTCGCAGTCCCAAAAACCCTGAAGCTTATTTGCGCCTAGCCAATGTTTTAATTCAGCAAAATCAACCAGAAGCAGCTAAAACTAATCTGCAAACAGCCCAAGCATTATTTCAAAAACGTCAACCAGAAAAAGCCCAAAAAGTTGCTCAGTTATTGGCAAAAATCAACGCCAAATCAACCTGA